The Arthrobacter russicus genome has a segment encoding these proteins:
- a CDS encoding phage tail tube protein: MSTSLARRFKFDVSADGSTWLPFNGMNDFNPQENPTYQSTAAYDTDGYDSFEKTLTAWQVTVKAFRRLNAGVFDPGQELVRNAQFKFGEAARLYVRWYDRNGAPEAKSGRALVEWNQSKTGVADVEEVTATFKGDGSLTAITNPWAAPAVPVIVSADPSGVAAGGQVKITGSGFTGTVSTTGVKFGATNASTWTFVSDSVIVATVPAGSAGSAPIVVTNAAGASTAFPYTRGA, encoded by the coding sequence ATGTCTACCTCGCTCGCGCGTCGTTTCAAATTTGATGTCTCTGCAGACGGCAGCACCTGGCTGCCGTTCAACGGGATGAACGACTTCAACCCGCAAGAAAACCCCACCTACCAGTCCACCGCCGCTTACGACACTGACGGCTACGACTCGTTCGAAAAGACGCTGACCGCCTGGCAGGTCACCGTGAAAGCATTCCGCCGGTTGAACGCCGGGGTCTTCGACCCCGGACAGGAACTTGTGCGTAACGCCCAGTTCAAGTTCGGTGAAGCCGCCCGGCTCTACGTGCGCTGGTATGACCGTAACGGCGCACCGGAAGCGAAGAGCGGCCGCGCACTGGTCGAATGGAACCAGTCGAAGACCGGCGTAGCCGATGTCGAAGAGGTCACCGCAACGTTCAAAGGTGATGGGTCTTTGACCGCGATCACGAACCCGTGGGCCGCTCCGGCGGTTCCGGTCATCGTCTCGGCGGACCCCTCCGGCGTTGCTGCCGGCGGACAGGTGAAGATCACCGGTTCCGGATTCACCGGCACTGTTTCGACTACCGGTGTGAAGTTCGGAGCCACCAACGCGTCCACGTGGACCTTCGTTTCGGACTCGGTCATTGTCGCCACCGTGCCGGCCGGATCAGCCGGTTCGGCACCCATTGTCGTCACGAACGCGGCCGGGGCGTCAACCGCTTTCCCGTACACGCGCGGCGCATAA
- a CDS encoding DUF7426 family protein, protein MAFRSLEEINGPIVLPIRGKEYTLPVVSLNDGLKLHSILSGENQDELFEELYRILLGDAWHQMTDDKVPAPIIDRVFYTALADFRTGREAAEDIWENGLPKGYSEIAAAAVQKAMTLQGAEPTTPQPDSTNGTNAKSKPAPGKKSSNTGH, encoded by the coding sequence TTGGCTTTTAGGTCACTCGAAGAAATCAACGGCCCCATCGTTCTACCGATCAGGGGCAAAGAATACACGTTACCCGTCGTCTCACTGAACGATGGGCTGAAGCTCCACAGCATCCTCTCCGGTGAGAACCAGGACGAACTGTTCGAAGAGCTTTACCGCATCCTTCTCGGCGATGCATGGCATCAAATGACCGACGACAAAGTACCTGCCCCAATCATTGATCGGGTCTTTTACACGGCGCTGGCTGACTTCCGGACCGGACGCGAAGCCGCTGAAGACATTTGGGAGAACGGACTCCCAAAAGGCTACAGCGAGATAGCGGCGGCAGCAGTTCAGAAAGCGATGACCCTACAGGGCGCGGAGCCTACGACCCCGCAACCGGACTCTACGAATGGTACGAACGCGAAGAGCAAGCCCGCACCTGGGAAGAAATCCTCGAACACTGGACACTAA